A window of the Streptomyces luomodiensis genome harbors these coding sequences:
- a CDS encoding glucuronyl esterase domain-containing protein, whose product MRIHRHRPRAWAVAVFLAVASLTATALDTPAGVADGLRADAYVRPGVEDDGADCAVPDPGAVTANSKLPDPFTRLDGTRISATSDWRCRRAEIKKLGERFVYGEKHGKPAGVTGTVSRTGITVNVTDQGRSSSFSAKVELPSGSGPFPAVVVLGGFGADTATIKASGVAVITYDPLAVGREGTPRNNKQGAFYSLYGSSSSTGLLMAWAWGASRIIDVVEQSGGGILRADAIGVTGCSRYGKGAFAAGAFDQRIALTMPIESGTAGVPLYRGVPGEGGAQPLSSAYSEQPWFGDAFGSFTGNPANLPVDTHEIVAMVAPRGLFIMENPHIDWLGARSGSVAALGGAEVYKALGAEHNITYWSDIQDGTHCAVRSEWKTPLQQNLKKFLLKTGNDPGVFRISGKKAGDLSAWRDWQTPVLTG is encoded by the coding sequence ATGCGCATTCATCGACATCGGCCCCGGGCATGGGCAGTCGCGGTCTTCCTGGCCGTCGCGAGCCTGACAGCCACCGCCCTCGACACACCGGCAGGCGTCGCCGACGGCCTCAGGGCCGACGCGTACGTGCGGCCCGGTGTCGAGGACGACGGTGCCGACTGCGCGGTGCCCGACCCGGGCGCCGTGACCGCCAACTCCAAGCTTCCCGATCCCTTCACCAGGCTGGACGGTACGCGCATCTCCGCCACGTCCGACTGGCGGTGCCGACGGGCTGAGATCAAGAAACTGGGGGAGAGGTTCGTCTACGGCGAGAAGCACGGAAAGCCCGCCGGTGTCACGGGTACGGTCTCCCGCACCGGCATCACCGTGAACGTGACCGACCAGGGCAGAAGCTCCAGCTTCTCGGCGAAGGTCGAGCTGCCCAGTGGCTCCGGACCTTTCCCGGCCGTCGTCGTCCTGGGCGGCTTCGGGGCGGACACCGCCACCATCAAAGCCTCCGGTGTCGCCGTCATCACCTACGACCCCCTCGCCGTCGGCCGAGAGGGCACGCCACGGAACAACAAGCAAGGGGCCTTCTACAGCCTCTACGGCTCATCGAGCAGTACCGGGCTGCTCATGGCCTGGGCCTGGGGCGCGAGCCGGATCATCGACGTCGTCGAGCAGTCGGGCGGTGGCATTCTCCGGGCGGACGCGATCGGCGTCACGGGATGCTCACGGTACGGAAAGGGCGCCTTCGCGGCCGGCGCGTTCGATCAGCGCATCGCCCTGACCATGCCGATCGAGTCGGGCACCGCTGGTGTTCCCCTCTACCGCGGGGTTCCGGGAGAGGGCGGGGCACAGCCGCTGAGCAGCGCCTACTCCGAACAGCCGTGGTTCGGCGACGCGTTCGGCTCGTTCACCGGCAACCCGGCCAACCTGCCGGTGGACACCCACGAGATCGTGGCCATGGTCGCACCGCGGGGACTGTTCATCATGGAGAACCCCCACATCGACTGGCTGGGCGCCAGGTCCGGAAGCGTGGCGGCCCTGGGTGGCGCGGAGGTCTACAAGGCGCTCGGCGCGGAGCACAACATCACCTACTGGTCCGACATCCAGGACGGCACCCACTGCGCCGTCCGGTCCGAATGGAAGACCCCCTTGCAGCAGAACCTCAAGAAGTTCCTGCTGAAGACGGGCAACGACCCCGGCGTGTTCAGGATCTCGGGCAAGAAGGCCGGCGACTTGTCCGCATGGCGGGACTGGCAGACCCCGGTCCTCACCGGCTGA
- a CDS encoding MarR family winged helix-turn-helix transcriptional regulator, which translates to MTNQSLESVVRANHELFMRTADRLARPLEELGLTHATAQALWAIDPDEPAPSMKVLAGRLFCNAPNLSFVINQLVDRGLVERGADPADRRARVAVLTERGRDVRERVVRLTLDQSPFAGCEPDELDRLAEILRQVLDRAD; encoded by the coding sequence ATGACGAACCAGTCGCTGGAATCGGTGGTGCGCGCCAACCACGAGCTCTTCATGCGCACCGCCGACCGCCTCGCCCGGCCACTCGAGGAGCTGGGGCTCACGCACGCGACGGCGCAGGCCCTGTGGGCGATCGACCCGGACGAGCCCGCGCCGTCCATGAAGGTGCTGGCGGGCCGGCTGTTCTGCAATGCGCCCAATCTCAGCTTCGTCATCAACCAGCTGGTCGACCGCGGGCTCGTCGAGCGCGGCGCGGACCCGGCCGACCGGCGCGCCCGGGTGGCCGTGCTGACCGAGCGGGGCCGGGACGTCCGCGAGCGCGTCGTACGGCTGACGCTCGACCAGAGCCCCTTCGCCGGCTGCGAGCCGGACGAGCTGGACCGCCTGGCCGAAATCCTGCGGCAGGTGCTCGACCGGGCGGACTGA